The DNA segment GGAACGTGATGACATGGCATCCCTGTCGGTGGCGCTGCGGCTGCTCCGGTCGATCGTGCGACGGTAGGCGGGGGCGTCAGTGGCAATCTTCACCGATCCGATCCGCGAGTACGCTCATTTCGGTCCGGGAGATGCGGAGTGGCTGCATCTGCTGGTGGGGGACTGGCAGATGGTCGCGGACCTCGCGTTCGCCGACCTTGCTCTCTGGTTCCCTCTGGACGACGGCGGATATGTCGCCCTGGCCCACGTTCGTCCGTCGACGTCCCACACCGTTTTCCACACCGACTTTGTCGGCGAGCGGATCCGTGCTGACCTTTTGCCGCTTGTCGACAAGGCCTGGCAGAGCCAGCAGATGGAACGGTCAGGGGACACCAACTGGACCACTGAAATGGCCATGCGGGTCGAGGCCGTCCCGATGGTGCGGAACGGGCGAACCCTCGCCGTCGTCACCTCCCACATGGATCTGTCCAGCTCACGGATGCCGTCCAGGCTGGAGTTGACCTACCGGCAATGCGCCCACGACCTGCTGAGGATGGGCACCCTCGGGTTGTGGCCCGACTTCGCGACCCCGACGGGTTCGCGCCGCGGAGCGCCACGCGTGGGTGACGGGTTGATCCGGCTGGATGTGGAGGGTGTCATCCAGTATGCGAGCCCCAACGGTGTGTCGGCGTTCAGGCGGCTCGGTGATGCTGAAACGCTCGAAGGAAGGTCTCTGGCGGAGGTCGCCACGTCACTTCTCACCGACCGTCGACTGGTCGATGAGACGCTCCCGCTGGTGGTGACCGGCAGGATGCCCTGGCGGACCGAAATCGAATCCCGTGGCGTCAGCCTGTCACTGCGTGCCATCCCGCTCCGCGACGAAAAGGACCGGTTCGGTGCGCTGGTGCTCTGCCGGGATGTGTCTGAGCTTCGCCGCAGGGAAATGGAGTTGGTGTCCAAGGACGCGACCATCCGCGAAATCCATCACCGGGTGAAGAACAACCTCCAGACCGTCGCGGCCCTCTTACGGATGCAGTCGCGCCGGATGGTGAGCGATGAAGGCAAGCAGGGTCTTGAACAGGCCATGCGGCGGGTGGGGACAATTGCGCTGGTCCACGAGACCCTGTCCCAGGGGCTCTCTCAGAGTGTCGATTTCGACGAGCTCATCGCCCGCCAATTCCGGCTGTCGGCCGAGGTCGCGTCGCCTGCCCACGAGGTGCGCACCGAGCGTGCCGGCTCTTTTGGTGAGCTGCCCAGTGACTTTGCCACGCCGTTGGCACTGGTGATTAACGAACTGGTGACAAACGCGGTGGAGCATGGGCTGTCGGAGCGAACGGGCACAGTGTGGTTGCTGGCAAATCGGCGGAAGAGCGCCAACGGCGACGAGATCCTCAATGTGACGGTCGCGGACGACGGCGTTGGGCTGCCCAACGGAGCCCACAAGGAGGGTCTGGGTCTCCAGATCGTCAGGACACTGGTGATGAGCGAGCTGGACGGCACTATCACGTGGGAGCCCCGAGAGGGCGGCGGCACTGCTGTGACCATCGAGCTGGGCCTGCACGACAACCGCACATAACAGCGGACCGCCACCGAAAGGGTGGCGGTCCGCTGTTTCCTGCAAGACAAATTGGTCCGTCAGGGACCAGGAAGCGTCGCTGAGCTCCGCTAGGAGGCCCGGCGTGCGCGGGCTGCCCGGCGCTTGAGCGCCCGACGCTCGTCCTCGCTCAATCCACCCCAGACCCCTGCGTCCTGGCCGGATTCGATTGCCCACTGAAGGCAGGTGTCAACTACCTGGCAGCGGCGACAGACGCTCTTGGCTTCCTCAATTTGAAGAAGGGCAGGCCCAGTGTTTCCGACCGGGAAGAACAGTTCCGGGTCCTTGTCCAGGCATGCAGCGCGGCTACGCCAATCCATGTATGATCACTTTCTCCTTCGGCCATTCGAGATTGTGAAAACATTCACGAACGGCCACATAGTAAAGGGGCCCGTACGGCCCCCGATTTCTTCTTCCTCAAGGCTGTCACGTTAAATTCAGCCAAACAAGAGGTTGGAAGCGCTTAATTGTGCAATGTGGTGAGTTATGCATCACAACCGTTGTCATTACGGGCATCGCAAGTGCCACGTGAACACCAATCGACTATGTCGGCTGGTTACTTCCGTGTCAAGACCCCTCCCGTCGAGTGACGGAGCAATCGAGGTCCTCAGCCGTCCAAGAGATTAAGCAGATACTGGCCGTACCCGCTCTTCAGGTACGGTGTCGCGCAATCCTTTAGCTGGTCATCGGTGAGAAAGCCCTGCCGCCAGGCCGTCTCTTCGGGGCAACCGATGGACAGTCCCTGACGCTTCTGCACGGTGCGGATGAAGTCGGACGCGTCGGTCAGGGAGTCGAATGTTCCGGTATCCAACCATGCGGTACCGCGGGGGAGAATCTCGACGTGCAACTTGCCCCGGGAGAGGTACTCCATGTTCACATCGGTGATCTCCAGTTCGCCCCGGGGCGATGGTCGCAGTGAACCGGCGATGTCCAGTACCGAGTTGTCATAGAAGTAGAGCCCGGGAACCGCATAGTTGCTCTTGGGGTGATCAGGCTTTTCTTCGAGCGACACCGCCCGCTTCTCGTCATCAAATTCGATGACACCATATGCCGAAGGGTTAGCCACCCAGTACCCGAACACCGCTCCGCCGTCGATCCCGCTGAACCGCTGGAGCTGGGTGCCCATCCCGGGTCCGTAAAAAATGTTGTCCCCGAGCACCAGCGCCACCGACTCGGAACCCACATGGTCAGCGCCGAGAATGAACGCTTGGGCGAGTCCCTCAGGCCGCGGCTGCTTCACGTAGGTCAGGGAAATGCCAAACCGTGAGCCGTCTCCGAGCAGGTTTTTGAAGTGCTCGGCATCGTGCGGCGTCGTCACCACCAGAATGTCCCTGATCCCCGCAAGGATCAGGGTGGACAAAGGGTAATAGATCATCGGCTTGTCGTACACGGGCACCAACTGCTTGCTGACCCCCAGTGTGATGGGGTGAAGCCGAGATCCCGTGCCGCCTGCCAGAATTATTCCCTTCATGGTCGTTATGCTATCCGGAGCAGGCCCCGGGAATCGGCGACACCTAGGAATTCGGCGCGGCTTGCGGATACATTGTCGGTATGCGCAGATCATTGGTGACCGGGGGCGCCGGTTTTATTGGGTCAAATTTCGTCCGCCATTTACTCGCGGTCGCTGACGACTCGGTCACCGTGCTGGACAAGCTGACCTACGCGGGGAGCCGGTCCTCGCTGGAGGGCCTGGATCCGGACCGGGTGTCGGTGGTCACCGGGGATATTGCTGACGCCGTCCTTGTAGACCGGTTGTTCAGCGGACATGACCTGGTGGTTCATTTCGCAGCCGAAACCCACAACGACAATTCGCTTCGCGACCCGGGACCCTTCCTGCACAGCAACATCGTCGGAACCTACACCCTCCTGGAAGCGGCCCGGAAGCATGGGATCCGCTTCCACCACGTGTCCACCGACGAGGTATACGGGGACCTGGAACTGGACGATCCAGCCCGGTTCACCGAGCTGACGCCCTACAACCCGTCGAGCCCGTATTCGTCAACGAAAGCTGCGTCTGACCTCTTGGTACGGGCCTGGGTCAGGTCATTTGGCGTACGTGCCACCATCAGCAACTGCTCCAACAACTACGGACCCTTCCAGCATGTCGAAAAGTTCATTCCCCGCCAGATCACCAATGTGCTCCAGGGCCAGCGCCCCCGACTCTACGGGGACGGCCTGAACGTGCGGGACTGGATCCACACCGAAGATCACTCGTCGGCGGTCCTCGCCGTGATCGATCGGGGAACGATCGGGGAAACCTATCTGATTGGTGCCGACGGGGAGCGCAGCAATATCGAGGTGGTGCGGACACTGCTCCGGCTCATGGGCGAACCCGAAACCGCGTTCGATTTGGTGCGGGATCGGGTTGGGCACGACCGTCGGTACGCGATCGATTCAACACGCCTCAGATCAGAACTGGGGTGGACTCCACGGTTCGTTGATTTCGAGGCAGGTCTCACTCACACCATCGAGTGGTACCGGGATCACAGCCCCTGGTGGGAACCCGGCAAGGAGGCAGTGGAAGCGCTCTACGGGGCCACCGGTCAATGAGCGAGCTGTCGCTGGTGGAGACCCCCATTCCCGGCCTGATGCTCATCACCCTGCCCGTCCACGGCGATGGCCGCGGCTGGTTCAAGGAAAACTGGCAGCGGGAGAAAATGGTGGCCCTTGGCCTGCCCGACTTCGGGCCCGTGCAGAACAACATCTCCTATAACGCGACTGCGGGAACCACCAGGGGTATCCACGCCGAGCCATGGGACAAATTCGTCACAGTCGCCACCGGTCGGGTCTTTGGGGCGTGGGTCGACCTGCGGGAGGGGCCAGGGTTCGGCACCGTCTTTACCACCGAGATCGACGAGGCAGTGGCGATTTTTGTCCCCCGCGGGGTTGGCAACGCATTCCAGACCCTCGAAAAGGACACGGTGTACAACTACCTGGTGAACGATCACTGGAGTCCGGACGCTGTGGACCAGTATGTCCTGGTCAATCTGGCCGACGAGACACTGGATATCCAGTGGCCACTCCCGCTGGGGCAGGCAGAGGTGTCGGCGAAGGACCGCGACCATCCACGGCTAACTGCTGTACGACCCGTCCCGCCCCGCACCACCCTCGTTTTGGGTGCTGACGGGCAGCTCGGCCGAGCGCTGCGTGTGATGCTGCCCGATGCCGAGTTTTCTACCCGCCGGGACTTCGACCTTGCAGACGAAGCGTCTTACGACCGCGACTGGAGCCGCTATTCGGTCATCATCAATGCCGCTGCCTACACGGATGTCGACGGTGCCGAGACGACCGACGGGCGGCGCCGTGCCTGGGCCATCAACGCCGTCGCTCCTGCGAGGCTGGCGCAGATCGCCGCAGCGCACCGAATAACCCTCGTCCATGTGTCGACGGACTACGTCTTCGATGGTGTAGAGAATTCTTATCTGGACGACGCGCCACCCAGCCCGCTCGGGGTGTACGGCCAGTCCAAGGCGGCCGGGGACCTGGCAGTTTGCACGGCCGCGCCTCAGCACTACCTTGTGCGCACCAGCTGGGTCATTGGAGAGGGCCGGAACTTCGTCAGGACGATGGCGGCGTTGGCAGCCAGGGGGGTGTCACCAACCGTGGTCAACGACCAGATCGGGCGGCCTACCTTCGCCGGTGACCTGGCGGCGGCGATCCTTCACCTCATCGACTCCTCCGCAGCGTTTGGCACCTACAACATGTCCAACGCGGGGACGCCTCTTAGCTGGGCAGATCTGGCACGCGTTGTGTATCAGCGGGCCGGAGCCGATCCAGGCCAAGTGGTCGACGTCACGGCCAAGGAGTATTTCCTCAACCAGGACGCGGCGCCCCGCCCCGCTAAAAGTGTCCTTGACCTGACTAAGCTGGAAGCCTCCGGGTTCCAACCGCGGGACTGGGCGGACGCCCTGGCCGGGTACCCGGTGCGGGCGACCGACTAGACGATAGAGATGACGTACATGCCGCAGGATTGCACCGATGAGTGAGACGGCAAGCCAGTCGGCTCCGCAGGCCCGTCCCGCCGGGGTCACTGTCATTGCCGTGATCCTTGTGCTGGAGGCGCTGAGCTTGCTGACCGCCGCGGGGTGGTACCTCTACGGTCTCCTCACCAGTACGCCCACGTCGCTGGGCGGTGCCATCTTCACCCTGGTGTTCCTGGTGGTGCTGGCACTGTGGCTGGTGCTGGTGAGCTATCACCTGGTGAAGGGATACCGCTGGACCCGGTCTGCTGCGCTGGTCTTCCAGCTGTTCGTGATCGTCATCGCCGTGCCCACCCTCTCCGCCGGAATCATCCCGGTGGGTCTGGCTCTGCTGGTCCCGGCGGCAGCCGTCCTGCTGGTGCTGTTTACCAAGCCGGTGCTCGCCTACACCTCGCGGACCGGAGACAACCCAAAGGTCCTCTAGGGTCCGAAGCCACGACCGGTTCACCCTCGTCAGCCATTCTCACTCGGCCTGCGCGGCGCAGGGAGGGCAACCTGCACCTCCCGCACCTCTCCGCCGTCGAACAGGAACCCGCGACCGGGCCACGGCCTGGCATCACAATCCAGACGCACACCGAAGAAATCGCCGTCGGACGCCTGACGTGGTCCGAGGATCACCCCGGTCCGGCCGGACCGGGCCTGCGTACCGAGCGGGACCTTCGCAAGAATCGTGGCACCGTCAGTTACCGCCAGGATCAGGCGGTACCCCTGCGCGAAGAGCTGACCGAGGTGACGTTGGGTCTCTTGCGGCAGTTGGTCTGCATCATCGACGAGGAGCAGCGACTTTTCCGGTGGAACGCCCGTGCTGGCCAGGAGTTGTGTCTGCCCGGACCAGAAATCCACCGGATCCTCCCCGGGCGCGGGGCGCACACAGCTGGTCGTCGACGCGGCGGCGATCTGCTCGATCAGGGTCGAGCGTCCGGAACCTGGAGCACCAATGATCAGGAAGACCATACGCCGCGTCAGCGTGATGAAGACGACGTCGGCGTCGTCCCCGCCAACTCCGATCGGTACCCGACCGCAGTCGCCCGTAGCGTTGGTGAGCCGCGGATCGGTCCCGTGGATG comes from the Arthrobacter sp. CAN_C5 genome and includes:
- the rfbB gene encoding dTDP-glucose 4,6-dehydratase is translated as MRRSLVTGGAGFIGSNFVRHLLAVADDSVTVLDKLTYAGSRSSLEGLDPDRVSVVTGDIADAVLVDRLFSGHDLVVHFAAETHNDNSLRDPGPFLHSNIVGTYTLLEAARKHGIRFHHVSTDEVYGDLELDDPARFTELTPYNPSSPYSSTKAASDLLVRAWVRSFGVRATISNCSNNYGPFQHVEKFIPRQITNVLQGQRPRLYGDGLNVRDWIHTEDHSSAVLAVIDRGTIGETYLIGADGERSNIEVVRTLLRLMGEPETAFDLVRDRVGHDRRYAIDSTRLRSELGWTPRFVDFEAGLTHTIEWYRDHSPWWEPGKEAVEALYGATGQ
- a CDS encoding sensor histidine kinase → MAIFTDPIREYAHFGPGDAEWLHLLVGDWQMVADLAFADLALWFPLDDGGYVALAHVRPSTSHTVFHTDFVGERIRADLLPLVDKAWQSQQMERSGDTNWTTEMAMRVEAVPMVRNGRTLAVVTSHMDLSSSRMPSRLELTYRQCAHDLLRMGTLGLWPDFATPTGSRRGAPRVGDGLIRLDVEGVIQYASPNGVSAFRRLGDAETLEGRSLAEVATSLLTDRRLVDETLPLVVTGRMPWRTEIESRGVSLSLRAIPLRDEKDRFGALVLCRDVSELRRREMELVSKDATIREIHHRVKNNLQTVAALLRMQSRRMVSDEGKQGLEQAMRRVGTIALVHETLSQGLSQSVDFDELIARQFRLSAEVASPAHEVRTERAGSFGELPSDFATPLALVINELVTNAVEHGLSERTGTVWLLANRRKSANGDEILNVTVADDGVGLPNGAHKEGLGLQIVRTLVMSELDGTITWEPREGGGTAVTIELGLHDNRT
- the rfbA gene encoding glucose-1-phosphate thymidylyltransferase RfbA; the encoded protein is MKGIILAGGTGSRLHPITLGVSKQLVPVYDKPMIYYPLSTLILAGIRDILVVTTPHDAEHFKNLLGDGSRFGISLTYVKQPRPEGLAQAFILGADHVGSESVALVLGDNIFYGPGMGTQLQRFSGIDGGAVFGYWVANPSAYGVIEFDDEKRAVSLEEKPDHPKSNYAVPGLYFYDNSVLDIAGSLRPSPRGELEITDVNMEYLSRGKLHVEILPRGTAWLDTGTFDSLTDASDFIRTVQKRQGLSIGCPEETAWRQGFLTDDQLKDCATPYLKSGYGQYLLNLLDG
- the rfbD gene encoding dTDP-4-dehydrorhamnose reductase translates to MSELSLVETPIPGLMLITLPVHGDGRGWFKENWQREKMVALGLPDFGPVQNNISYNATAGTTRGIHAEPWDKFVTVATGRVFGAWVDLREGPGFGTVFTTEIDEAVAIFVPRGVGNAFQTLEKDTVYNYLVNDHWSPDAVDQYVLVNLADETLDIQWPLPLGQAEVSAKDRDHPRLTAVRPVPPRTTLVLGADGQLGRALRVMLPDAEFSTRRDFDLADEASYDRDWSRYSVIINAAAYTDVDGAETTDGRRRAWAINAVAPARLAQIAAAHRITLVHVSTDYVFDGVENSYLDDAPPSPLGVYGQSKAAGDLAVCTAAPQHYLVRTSWVIGEGRNFVRTMAALAARGVSPTVVNDQIGRPTFAGDLAAAILHLIDSSAAFGTYNMSNAGTPLSWADLARVVYQRAGADPGQVVDVTAKEYFLNQDAAPRPAKSVLDLTKLEASGFQPRDWADALAGYPVRATD
- a CDS encoding WhiB family transcriptional regulator, with translation MDWRSRAACLDKDPELFFPVGNTGPALLQIEEAKSVCRRCQVVDTCLQWAIESGQDAGVWGGLSEDERRALKRRAARARRAS